The genomic DNA AATTGTTTGATTTTGAGATTAAATTGAGTTGTAATAAGTTTAGCAAAAGTAGCGAAAGTAGAGAAAACTTGAGATTTATTAGCAAGAGGGTAGGTCCAAAGAAAATTACTGTAATCATCAAGAAACAAAATATAGTATCGATGACCTCCACCACTAAGAATAGGGGAGGTCCAAAGATCACTGTGAACAATATCAAATGGCATAAAAGTAGAATTATAAGAATCAATAAAAGGTAGTCTAACTTGTTTCCCAAAAACACATGACTGACAAAATTTAGGTTTCACAGTACTACAATGAATAAACTGAGAATGTTTTAAAGACTGAAGTAAATTTGATCCTGGGTGACCGAGACGTTGATGCCAAATGTCTTGAGAAATAGCTGCAAAAGATAATGGTGTGGTGAACTTGGTAATGTGTGCAGGATCAAGTGTGTAGAGATCCCCCGGACTATTGCATCGTAGGATAGGGGTCCGGGTCTTGAGGTCCTTCACAACAAAACCAAAAGGATCAAATTCAATGGAAACGTGATTGTCAGTTGTAAAACGACGAACAGAAATCAAGTTTTTAATTAGAGAAGGGGCATAAAGGACTTGATTTAATTTAAAAGGTGGGAAAGGAGGTTTTAGAGTTTGATTGCCATGTCCAATTACCGGAATAGTTTTGCCATTACCCACAAGAATATTTTTATAAATGCCATcattaaaaaaagaaaagaaattgtcCGAAAGTGGAGTCATATTAGAAGTCGCACCTGTATCCATAGTGTAGACGGGTTAATCATATTCACTCGAAGCATAGCTCGCCGCATACGATTGAGCCGGACGCGGACCTAGGATACCGGCATTGTTTGGTGGCGTCCGCTGAGGAACGGAGGGGTATGGACATGGGGGGGCAGTAGTCCAAGGAGCCCAAGGGTAGGAGGCATTTGGGCCGGCCCAAGGGTTGAACCCAAAAGTCCATGGCGGGTACCCATGCTGACCCGTGAACTGTGAAGCAGAATTACCACGACCCCTACCTGCTGAACCAACGCGTCCACGTCCGCGGCCGCGGCCGCGACCTCGTCCACGGTTGTGTTGTTCCCGAAAAGAATCTGAGCGAGCTTCATAACGGCTGGAACCTGACCGAGAGTCAGAAGTATCAGAATTTGGCGTCGGACGAGTGTCAGAAGACGCAACAAGAGCGGTACCAGCGGCTTGGGCTGCATTGCGGACTTGATTTGTTTTGCGTGTCTCAGCCATACATAGTCTTGATCGAGTTTCATAGAAGTCCGGTAAAGGACTAGTTTGTTGAATGATAGTGGCAGTGCTCTCATAGGCTTCCGTAAGGCCCATGAGGAGTTGTAATACCAATTGTTCTTCAGTGATGGGAGAACCAACATTGATAAGTTGATCATAAATTACCTTTAGCGCCTGACAGTAAGCCGTCATGGTTGAAAATTGTTCAAGACGTGTGTTGGCAAACTTATTATTTAGGTCAATGGTTCGCGTGGCCTTGTTATCTTGGAAAATATTCGCCAATGTCGTCCAAGCAGCGTGTGCATTGGTGTTGGGTTTCAGAATGGTGTGCAAAAGATCGGTGGAAATTGTCCCGTAAATCCATTGTAAGACAATGGAATCGAGACGTTCCCATGATGGTGAAGAAGAGGTCGTGTCCTTGGCTTTATCTTTATTGGCTGAGGATGATGTCTCGCTTATTTTCTTCGGCTGCAAGTGATCGTATACATCATACGAGATGCAATGAATTTTGAATAATTCGGACCAGGCTGTGTAATGACCGTTCTCGATGTCAAGAGTAATAGGAATAAGGGTTTTGATGTTTCCAACTGTAACAGCAGGATGAAGAGACGAAGACATGATGTCTGATGTGAAGAAGGCAACGAACAGAATGTTGTGCAGAGAAAAGGAGGTAGGGGGCGATAAGGAGAGGATCGAAAATTAGGGTTTAAAGGCGTGATACCATATTAGAATTGAATCCCTTGCCTTCTTCATTCATTAAccaataatatatatacacagaGACCTATCTCCTATTTTCCTTGAGAGATTTACATAATCACAATCATAAATACATTCCAAATATATCCCTATTCTATTACAAAGAAAAAACCTTTAGGACAAACATTTCTCCTATGTCGGCTCCTATGTAGGGATGATAAACTGGGCACTTGAGGATCAAAAGCTATACAATTTTGTTTCATACAAGGTAAAAATGGAATAGTTTTAAAAgaagtaaattgtcaaaatcgtctcCTCTGACGTTTGGGAATGTTTTCCaatttcatccaaaacaacttttttgtatcATATGGTACTTTACTTTtgagattttttgtcattttcatccaaatttCTAATGTGGCATATGTTTTCTTGCAAATatttagatgaaaatgacaaaaagttccaaacctcagggacgatttggcaaaaaaaaaattagacgtttggatgaaaatgacaacttAGCCCAAAAGTGAAGGATAATATGgtacaaaaaaaattgttttggatgaaactCATAAAcgtggccaaacctcagggacgattttggcaatttactcttttaaaaGTTACATGAATACAGCCATACGGGATGAATGTAGCATGCGACTAAGTTGGGTTAATCTTCAAACATTTTACACCCATCTTCAATAAAATCTCAAAATCAGGTTTCACTCAAATGAGCCGAAACGATGTTTTCATATTTTTCCTATGATTGCGGTGCACAATGAATATTATCAAAATCATAGAGTTCTGGCTAGAGGTGAGCACAAAAACcggaaaaaaaaactatttgcgTTTAAAAACGATTTTTTATAACCCGGTTTCAACCTGGTCGTACCGGGTTGAATAGGAAATCAGGTTTGGAAGTATAATTGGATCCATGATTCATGAGTGTTAACGAACTTGGTTCTGCTTATAGAGGTGTAATACCATTGTGTTTATCTTGGTGGGCTATGTGGGACTATCTTTCTTATGAAATGAAAAACAAGCATTAGCAAAGTCAGGACTTTGAAAAGAAATTTGATGTGCTTGAAAGAACACATAAATTTCAACGCTTAAAACACCCCATTTTCGGTAGCTATTTATTGCAAATTCACCTAGATCGAATTGGTTAATTGTTTATGTTTTGGTGTTTTGCAGGTCTTATGGTTTAAAAGAAGAATTTCCAAGGTCAAAGACAAGATTAGCTGAAGAAATAAGAAAAGCTGGATTTGAAGCCTAGTACGGCCTATACCAAGTTAAGGAGGGTATGACCCGTACCATGTGAAGACACAAAAAGAGAACACCGCCTCAAAAGTCAAAACTCTAATGGGCGCCGAATCTTGATGTGAAAGTACGGGTCATACCTTCTTAATGAGGGTACGAGTCGAACTCTTGTCAAAACCCTAATAGGGCCTATATAAGGAGCATGACAACCTGGAAACCCTAAGATAAGTAATTGGGCGACTGTGGAAGCGAAAAAGTGTTGTTCGAGTTTACTTATCAAGGTTGAAGATCAAAGGAGTGTAGGAACTGAAGATATGACATACAAGAGATTGTATTTGCAATTTTTATTGAGTTAGATACTTTTTATTTGTGTTTTCCTTAGTCTTTATCATGTATTCAATGAATTCTCGTTGTTTAGCTTTGTCTATGGCTAGCTAACGTCTTATTGCCGGTTAGTATGATGAATTCTAGTTTTTGTTAGGTTTGAACGATTTTGTTTATGAAAGTGTGATTTAACATAAGTGGTTACTATTGAACttgttgttggtgcacttgtgtctgtactttgtctgtaatcggtcacgatgtaaacgatgtccttgtcagttctgtaagttgaccaagtcaaccgtcctcctggtttgacttggcaaCAGTTAGTAAGTTTGATGTAAGTTGTCTGactcgaaggatgagtgatcgaaggataatgtagatccttcgatcacctcgaaagatatgctacgattgatagacctcgaaagaccatccttcgaggtccttgctgatccttcgaaagcatcgtattcgaaagatgatccttcggaccatctatcggatccttcggtcagacctgctgtgtatgggtataaatacccatgcagtgtgttcattttAGTTTAAAAGGGGCttacacacagacagaaagatatactcgagagcttgagagcattctgttaagaacacacacacatacttgagagtttgcaagttagatttgtaaacattgtgcttgtaactggaaccttcatacgtattaatacagtggtgttaatcggtgaactcttgcgtgtttgtttctctacttgtttcatcccggtttgcttactagcttggattccgcactcgctagtaggtttgtataacaaggtttaggttcgtcatcctccggaaagggacctacaagtggtatcagagccgtggctctttaccttgtttaaaaccgggtttgttcaaattcttggtgtgtttggacactaggtttagcacccgttttggtggtttttcttgcatcttaaaactgaaaaacgagttctaaactttcgggagtgttcaaggttggtttgggtaacttgaaaacttgttttttttaGGTGACTTTGAAtttccggccatatctccggtCATATTTTCCGGTACTGGATCTGGATAAGATCTTTCCTTTTTGGGCATattttttgaaaagtcaacaagtttggtgaaaagttggtgcctgcacatcccttctgccgaaagttgtgcaccaacccatcacctttcccACCTACCTGTCAACtttttgtcagtgtgtcagagcatTCGAAAGacatccttcgacatcgaaagataatctttcgatcaaggaggctcgacagatacccatccttcgaaTATCCTTCGAAGCCTGTGttctatctttcgagccaaggaatcttgtCGTAGGATACATCTTTCGAGGTACTGTTACtctacgaaagataaggatccttcgtattggtgaatctttcgagatctgtgttcgaaatataaggagaatctttcgaaatcatctttcgaaggataaggatccttcgtgtggtcaatccttcgaagtcaatctttcgaagtctttgctcgaaactcaacagtgatctttcgaacactgttgatcattcgaacaagtattgatctttcgaacaggttgTATCTTTCGGTTCTTATCTGTTttgcacttaacagtttgtggttgTGTAGGTTTTTCTcttaatatttgatcaaaatgagctgtacaagtccttgggattggagtttggactcacaatCTAATAGTCAAGAACTAACGTCTGCTGCAGCTTGGGTAAAGAGTATGTTTCCTCctccatcaatcagtccaagtcaatgggctttggtatccaatcaaagtcaaagcattcaaaaccttttgatcagtgaaagcgaaacgggcagtaacaatcgtccaccaaagctaaatcatatgaatgaatttccatcatggaaaaaccgctttcacacgtatgtccaagggcaaagcaccgatctttggacgtgtttcatcaatgcattcaatgaaaatctggagactgctgcgtccacttctgagggttatgccaatatgcttgaaaatgacaagaaggcttatgaattggagaataaggcctttgccacacttacccaagcactcaacaaagacatctaccatcagttctcatattgcaagaccacgaaaacattgtgggatgccttagttgctagaggagaaggcaatgcagctgctcgaaagtctcggcatgatttgttgaagaaagagtttgaatcttttcagtttttggaaaacgagactctgaatgatatgaccacacgtttctatcatttgattagtgaaatgtgtgcttatggagttgtctctactcaacaagacatggtgagtaggtttgctgacgccttacctccaaagtggagctctttcattgagttgttgaagcatactggaactctagatcaagtcaacatctatgagttcattcagaaactggaacacaaaaatgatgaagaaatcaggaaagccaaGAGAGCTCCCGCccctcaaaatacagaaatgtatcttccaggtTTCGATGCTCTAGCAAGAGCAGCTGCAGCccagcaacctaaactgcagactgcatttgtctccaacacaagttcctttccatttcctcagtcaacagctgctccaccacaacctcaatttgatccgaggtcttacattcctgtcccaacacagccacaaccacaacctcaacaacaacaacaacaacaacaacaacaacagcaagctcattaTGCAAGCAATCCTAAACCTCAACCCCAAAAtcctaacacaatccgagtcgacaactcaaatctttcacaccttagcattgaagttgctaaggagcatatggaaattatcaacaccatggtcagtgcttactgtggtttggtagcaggtcagcttggaaacatcaatatgaccaatgaagactaccaacagatcgacaaggaagaaatggagttgatggatattaagtgggcctttgcaagtgcggttagaagggtcaaagacttcatggctcgtactggtagaacttcgttagaaggaaagaaagatacgaagtatgggtttgatatcaatgccgttacatgcttcaactgtggtaataaagggcacttcaaacgtgagtgcactttaccaacaaaacacggcaatcacaaccccttcagaaaccagacgagtacgaCGAATGTAAATGAAAACCATGAGAGGAgaatggtggcagtgaataacaatcagggacagcctggaactacaaatcccaatcgggctttggctgttcaagctgatgagggctgtgactggtcagtgcagtttggtgaaggtgatcagggaagtggaacagctctttatgcaaagatcattgagcatgttcataaagaagagtcttctggaagtgatgatagttctggttattctggaagctcagatgaagaaggctctgtttctggggataatcactcagagcctgatgagaaggaggaaggagatgatgatattcaggatctattgaatgaagctgatgagcttaaaagtcagaaatcaattctgattaggaaggctgctactgcatcaaaggaaatggagaagctattttctgaagatggagctttttcttttcaaactgcctttatggcaaatggttcagcctcttctagtcaggtaaattctgaacctcctgctcctattGTTTGTGAAAcatgtgctgatatgaagcttgaatcagaaaagcttcatagtcataatcagaatttggttattgaactgtcgaaatgcaaagaggcaaacatggctttaactcggaatgaaaaagaatttaaatctgtaatagaaacattaaagaaaaacgtgtccgaggttaacaaagtactttaccacaagcaagtaagtataaacgaatacattaacattgtggaagaaactaaaaagcaattagccattgcccaatgcgagcatgatgcgatcaaacagaaattggatagttattctaactcccaatttgtgcttgatcacatcatcgatgttcaacaaccaaagggaaatcagaaaggcatagggtataagaaatgtccgccccctttgatgaacaactataccaagatgcctgatgaggaggaaatgcctcggtatgaacccagtgtgcctcttgatgttgaggagtttgctactggccttgggttcaaaccggacaattcttcaaacacagcctctaaggaacaagaaacttcatcatccatgaagcaaagtcctccaattatcgaggactatgagacatcggatgatgaatcagaagtggctgtaagtgatcaggataaatcacttagtaagatgaaaggagtagttattccacgagagaatcacatcctttgtgaccctgatactcctgatgttccatctgttaagaagcaagtgattgattctgtcaaagttgatgagacatgtgtgtctactgttaaaagcagtaatgtgttgtatacactggttggagataataaaatctactcagatcaagtttttccaattaagaatgtaaatcaatctttgattgataaagtctttgaagacaacacaaacaagtttttgggaaaaacacttccgggaattgttgtaacacaatgtgatccaattcctaaggctgagaatagaaaacagtttggtaatcaaaaatctcaacaacaacctactgcttctaagggtaaacaacaacaacgagctccaaagccaaaggctaaggatgaatcaaaaggagctcgttacaagaagaaagcaaaagatgttaaatttgtagcatcaaaaggtacagataaaattgagacttttgaaaacaaatcaaacactgattttgtacaacaagtcaagattttgaaacgtaacagtgataacaattacacccaacacacaaacgggtgtgatgaaagagcaagtacctcaggttctacaggttcaacatctgctagtcgatcaagttctcctaagtctgttgaaaggagaacttgtttcaaatgtggagaaattgggcacatcatcagaaactgcccaaatgctccaaagaagaaatttgttgagaaagctccacatgaaacagttcaccctcaacgtcggtcagtttcacttaaacatgataaacgaactgtaaaagaacaagaaactaaacaacgacgtaagaacatgaaaactgttgaaaaagctttaaaatctgaagttaaaacagttcaaaaggaaccaagtgtgtcacaacctgtaaaaccagaatcatcaaaaactggtaggcaaaaacgaacttggttacctaagtcgggtgacaattcagggggagcaattgttcttaaaaaccatcaagagattgatatcacgtttcgtgatgctcagggatgacccaagaccactaaggcttgggtccccattctcaactgatgtttttacatgacatgtgcaggatgttctaggaggaactattaatagtcactggattgttgatagtggagcatccaggcacatgactggcgacttacggctcctatacgatgtgagaaacattagaggagggtatgttgcttttgcgggtgacaaaggcggttttatcactggagagggaagtatctccaatggcatcgtgtgctttgacaagatcaattatgtgaagcaaattgatcacaatcttctcagtgtgtcgcaaatctgcgataagaaattcaccgtgcattttgatgatgccggctgctatgtgctgaaacctggattcaaaattccacaagaatggattctcttatcggctccgagagttaatgatctttatattctcgacatga from Helianthus annuus cultivar XRQ/B chromosome 7, HanXRQr2.0-SUNRISE, whole genome shotgun sequence includes the following:
- the LOC110867005 gene encoding uncharacterized protein LOC110867005; the encoded protein is MSSSLHPAVTVGNIKTLIPITLDIENGHYTAWSELFKIHCISYDVYDHLQPKKISETSSSANKDKAKDTTSSSPSWERLDSIVLQWIYGTISTDLLHTILKPNTNAHAAWTTLANIFQDNKATRTIDLNNKFANTRLEQFSTMTAYCQALKVIYDQLINVGSPITEEQLVLQLLMGLTEAYESTATIIQQTSPLPDFYETRSRLCMAETRKTNQVRNAAQAAGTALVASSDTRPTPNSDTSDSRSGSSRYEARSDSFREQHNRGRGRGRGRGRGRVGSAGRGRGNSASQFTGQHGYPPWTFGFNPWAGPNASYPWAPWTTAPPCPYPSVPQRTPPNNAGILGPRPAQSYAASYASSEYD